A portion of the Burkholderia pseudomultivorans genome contains these proteins:
- the ctaD gene encoding cytochrome c oxidase subunit I, producing the protein MATVHDTRPPPLDRVPDLGEAPPGSPHERALAELWESAPGWRGWLGTVDHKRIGLRYIVTAFAFLLLGGVEALVMRIQLARPNATLLTPAQYDALFTMHGVTMIFLYALPVLSGFANYLWPLMLGSRDMAFPRLNAFSYWAFLFAGVFLYASFPLGAVPDGGWFNYVPLTSLDYSAGANIDIYALGMILLGISTTGGAANFVVTLLRMRAHGMSIDRLPIIVWGTLTASVANLVAVPSVSLAFFLLWLDRNAGTHFFDVAHDGRPLLWQHLFWMFAHPWVYVVVLPAMGIVSDALPTFCRRPLVAYEAVAVSTVATMLIGFEVWVHHMFATGIAPLALAFFGAASMLISIPSAVAVFAWLATIWTGRPVFRTPFLYFAGFVLMFVIGGVSGVMTAAVPLDWQLTDTYFVVAHLHYVLLGINVFPVLGGIAYWFPKFTGRMMNERFGRATFWVVLIGFNLGFFPMHVSGLLGMPRRIYTYPSGMGWDTSNLLTTIGSFVFGAGILMFVANALVSARRGVRAGENPWGAAGLEWSVASPAPVYNFAALPLVASRHPLWETRDDAQRSSVRIGYRLADGREALAVTPLAATPSAILKMPDDTCVPFVLALLATGVFAAMLVRSPALVALFTAGCAVALVAWLWPRLALGQRAPAPTLAPADEPAPHASEPAAPQWSPAVPAPCVAPLPVGSYGERAGGWWGVMTLIATEAGLFGYLLFCYFYLQSQSAAPWPPEGMPKIGLAAANTAVLLSSSVFVWLAERAVRAGRRPRAVAALAVALALGIAFALVQLHEWRDHPYGPTAHLYGSLYFTITGFHLAHVVAGLVILALLAGWTAAGFFDRRRRVALTVGALYWHFVDFVWLFIFTALYVSPYWLRRPG; encoded by the coding sequence ATGGCCACCGTCCACGACACGCGCCCCCCGCCGCTCGATCGCGTGCCGGACCTCGGCGAGGCGCCGCCCGGCTCGCCGCACGAGCGCGCACTCGCCGAACTGTGGGAATCCGCGCCGGGCTGGCGCGGCTGGCTCGGCACCGTCGACCACAAGCGGATCGGGCTGCGCTACATCGTCACCGCGTTCGCGTTCCTGCTGCTCGGCGGCGTCGAGGCGCTGGTGATGCGCATCCAGCTCGCGCGGCCGAACGCGACGCTGCTCACGCCCGCGCAGTACGACGCGCTGTTCACGATGCACGGCGTCACGATGATCTTCCTGTACGCGCTGCCGGTGCTGTCGGGCTTCGCGAACTACCTGTGGCCGCTGATGCTCGGCTCGCGCGACATGGCGTTTCCGCGGCTGAACGCGTTCTCGTACTGGGCGTTCCTGTTCGCGGGCGTGTTCCTGTACGCGAGCTTCCCGCTCGGCGCGGTGCCCGACGGCGGCTGGTTCAACTATGTGCCGCTCACGTCGCTCGACTACAGCGCCGGCGCGAACATCGACATCTATGCGCTCGGGATGATCCTGCTCGGCATCTCGACGACGGGCGGCGCCGCGAACTTCGTCGTGACGCTGCTGCGCATGCGCGCGCACGGCATGTCGATCGACCGGCTGCCGATCATCGTGTGGGGCACGCTGACGGCGTCGGTCGCGAACCTCGTCGCGGTGCCGTCGGTGAGCCTCGCGTTCTTCCTGCTGTGGCTCGACCGCAATGCCGGCACGCATTTCTTCGACGTCGCGCACGACGGCCGGCCGCTGCTGTGGCAGCACCTGTTCTGGATGTTCGCGCATCCGTGGGTGTACGTGGTCGTCCTGCCGGCGATGGGCATCGTGTCGGATGCGCTGCCGACCTTCTGCCGGCGGCCGCTGGTCGCGTACGAGGCCGTCGCGGTGTCGACCGTCGCGACGATGCTGATCGGCTTCGAGGTCTGGGTGCACCACATGTTCGCGACCGGCATCGCGCCGCTCGCGCTCGCGTTCTTCGGCGCGGCGAGCATGCTGATCTCGATTCCGAGCGCGGTCGCCGTGTTCGCGTGGCTCGCGACGATCTGGACCGGCCGCCCGGTGTTCCGCACGCCGTTCCTGTACTTCGCGGGCTTCGTGCTGATGTTCGTGATCGGCGGCGTGTCGGGCGTGATGACGGCGGCCGTGCCGCTCGACTGGCAACTGACCGACACCTACTTCGTGGTCGCGCACCTGCACTACGTGCTGCTCGGCATCAACGTGTTCCCGGTGCTCGGCGGCATCGCCTACTGGTTTCCGAAATTCACCGGGCGGATGATGAACGAGCGTTTCGGCCGCGCAACCTTCTGGGTCGTGCTGATCGGCTTCAACCTCGGCTTCTTTCCGATGCACGTGTCGGGCCTGCTCGGGATGCCGCGCCGCATCTATACCTATCCGTCGGGCATGGGCTGGGACACGTCGAACCTGCTGACGACGATCGGCTCGTTCGTGTTCGGCGCGGGCATCCTGATGTTCGTCGCGAACGCGCTGGTCAGCGCGCGGCGCGGCGTGCGCGCCGGCGAAAACCCGTGGGGCGCGGCCGGCCTCGAATGGTCGGTCGCGTCGCCGGCGCCGGTCTACAACTTCGCGGCGCTGCCGCTCGTCGCGTCGCGTCATCCGCTGTGGGAAACGCGCGACGATGCGCAGCGCAGCAGCGTGCGGATCGGCTACCGGCTCGCGGACGGCCGCGAGGCGCTGGCGGTCACGCCGCTCGCGGCGACCCCGAGCGCGATCCTCAAGATGCCCGACGACACCTGCGTGCCGTTCGTGCTCGCGCTGCTGGCAACCGGCGTGTTCGCGGCGATGCTGGTGCGCTCGCCCGCCCTGGTCGCGCTGTTCACGGCCGGCTGCGCGGTCGCGCTCGTCGCCTGGCTGTGGCCGCGCCTTGCGCTCGGGCAGCGCGCGCCGGCGCCGACGCTCGCGCCCGCGGACGAGCCTGCGCCGCACGCGTCGGAGCCGGCCGCGCCGCAGTGGTCGCCCGCCGTGCCGGCCCCCTGCGTCGCGCCGCTGCCCGTCGGCAGTTACGGCGAACGCGCGGGCGGCTGGTGGGGCGTAATGACGCTGATCGCGACCGAGGCCGGGCTGTTCGGCTATCTGCTGTTCTGCTATTTCTACCTGCAGTCGCAATCGGCCGCGCCATGGCCGCCCGAAGGCATGCCGAAGATCGGGCTCGCGGCCGCCAACACGGCCGTGCTGCTGTCGAGCAGCGTGTTCGTATGGCTCGCCGAACGCGCGGTGCGGGCCGGCCGGCGCCCGCGCGCGGTCGCCGCGCTGGCGGTTGCGCTCGCGCTCGGCATTGCGTTCGCGCTGGTCCAGCTGCACGAATGGCGCGACCATCCGTACGGGCCGACCGCGCACCTGTACGGCAGCCTCTATTTCACGATCACGGGCTTTCACCTCGCGCACGTCGTCGCGGGGCTCGTGATCCTCGCGCTGCTCGCCGGCTGGACGGCCGCCGGCTTCTTCGACCGCCGGCGGCGCGTCGCGCTGACGGTCGGCGCGCTCTACTGGCACTTCGTCGACTTCGTCTGGCTGTTCATCTTCACCGCGCTGTACGTGTCGCCGTACTGGCTCAGGAGGCCCGGATGA
- a CDS encoding enolase C-terminal domain-like protein — translation MALSAAPAIGDVRARAYRVPTDRPEADGTLAWTATTIVVVEIDAGPVTGLGYTYTDACAAPLARTLLADAVRGRPLVDIPAAVDAMWRAVRNLGRGGIAATAISALDVALWDAKAKLAGVPLASLLGRRRERVPVYGSGGFTTYDAGTLAAQLDGWRSEGVGACKIKIGAQDARDPARLRVARDALGAEVDLFVDANGAYAPRTALAFADMAAAFGIRWFEEPVSSDDVAGLRFVRERVDPRIDVAAGEYAYAPDDFRRLLEAGAIDVLQADATRCGGVSGFLAAAALADAHHVDLSAHCAPALHRQVGCAAPRLRHVEWFHDHVRIERMLFDGAPFLHDGALEIDAARAGLGLEFRAADAADYAI, via the coding sequence ATGGCGCTTTCCGCCGCCCCGGCGATCGGCGACGTGCGCGCCCGCGCGTACCGCGTGCCGACCGATCGTCCCGAAGCCGACGGCACGCTCGCGTGGACCGCGACGACGATCGTCGTCGTCGAGATCGACGCGGGGCCCGTGACGGGGCTCGGCTATACGTACACCGACGCCTGCGCCGCGCCGCTCGCGCGCACACTGCTGGCCGACGCGGTGCGCGGCCGCCCGCTCGTCGATATTCCCGCCGCCGTCGACGCGATGTGGCGCGCGGTGCGCAATCTCGGGCGCGGCGGCATCGCGGCGACCGCGATCTCGGCGCTCGACGTCGCGCTGTGGGACGCGAAGGCGAAGCTCGCCGGCGTGCCGCTCGCGAGCCTGCTCGGCCGCCGGCGCGAACGCGTGCCGGTATACGGCAGCGGCGGCTTCACGACCTACGACGCGGGCACGCTCGCCGCGCAGCTCGACGGCTGGCGCAGCGAGGGCGTCGGCGCCTGCAAGATCAAGATCGGCGCGCAGGACGCGCGCGACCCCGCGCGGCTGCGCGTCGCGCGCGACGCGCTCGGCGCCGAGGTCGACCTGTTCGTCGATGCGAACGGCGCCTATGCGCCGCGCACCGCGCTCGCGTTCGCCGACATGGCCGCCGCGTTCGGGATCCGCTGGTTCGAGGAGCCGGTCAGCAGCGACGACGTTGCCGGCCTGCGCTTCGTGCGCGAACGCGTCGATCCGCGCATCGACGTCGCGGCCGGCGAGTACGCGTATGCGCCCGACGATTTCCGGCGTCTGCTGGAGGCCGGCGCGATCGACGTGCTGCAGGCCGACGCGACGCGCTGCGGCGGCGTCAGCGGCTTTCTCGCGGCGGCCGCGCTGGCCGATGCGCATCACGTCGACCTGTCCGCGCATTGCGCGCCCGCGCTGCACCGGCAGGTCGGCTGCGCCGCGCCGCGCCTGCGCCATGTCGAATGGTTTCACGACCATGTGCGCATCGAGCGGATGCTGTTCGACGGCGCGCCGTTCCTGCACGACGGCGCACTCGAGATCGATGCCGCGCGCGCGGGGCTCGGCCTCGAATTCAGGGCCGCCGATGCGGCCGATTACGCGATCTGA
- a CDS encoding glycoside hydrolase family 15 protein: MRIEDYALIGDGRSAALVARDGSIDWLCWPDFDSPPCFAALVGTPDNGRFRIAPRGPGVRATRRYLPGTAILETTFDTPSGRIVLSDWMSWAAPEPCLIRSVRGERGTVDLDVDLGVRFDYGRALPWCRRFGRRWRMMTGGDAMWLDTDAPLEVESDRLVGTPRIAAGERLDFCIGYARSYDRAPPLPDAYASLRDTHAFWRAWVARNTADGPHRDAIERALITVKLLSSVRTGGIVAAPTSSLPERFGGARNWDYRFCWLRDASFTLRALVRCGYRDEAARWRDWLVRAIADHPSQLQVLYAADGGRRADEWTADHLAGYEGARPVRFGNAAAEQQQLDVYGEVLGALYQARRHGLAPDDNAWTLERRLLEHLATIWREPDEGIWEVRSGRQSFTSSKVMVWAAVESAYRSARAFGHRAPLDVWRRWADAIRADVLAHGYDARLGRFVDRFGGDGLDASLLLIPLTGLLDARDPRVAATVAAIERELVEGDLLFRYRPPRFADGCEGEEGAFVAAGFWLVQVYRMQHRERDAHALFDRLLGLRNDVGLLAEEYDVHARRMCGNFPFTLGQVGLINAALALHGNGRDDVDID; the protein is encoded by the coding sequence ATGCGGATCGAGGACTACGCACTGATCGGCGACGGCCGCAGCGCCGCGCTCGTCGCGCGCGACGGCAGCATCGACTGGCTGTGCTGGCCGGACTTCGACTCGCCGCCCTGCTTCGCGGCGCTGGTCGGCACGCCCGACAACGGCCGCTTCCGGATCGCGCCGCGCGGGCCGGGCGTGCGTGCGACGCGGCGCTACCTGCCCGGCACCGCGATCCTCGAAACGACCTTCGATACGCCATCGGGACGCATCGTGCTCAGCGACTGGATGAGCTGGGCCGCGCCCGAGCCGTGCCTGATCCGCAGCGTGCGCGGCGAGCGCGGGACGGTCGATCTCGACGTCGATCTCGGCGTGCGCTTCGACTACGGCCGCGCGCTGCCGTGGTGCCGCCGCTTCGGACGACGCTGGCGGATGATGACGGGCGGCGACGCGATGTGGCTCGACACCGATGCGCCGCTGGAGGTCGAAAGCGACCGGCTGGTCGGCACGCCGCGCATCGCGGCTGGCGAGCGGCTCGACTTCTGCATCGGTTATGCGCGCTCCTACGACCGTGCGCCGCCGCTGCCCGACGCGTATGCGTCGCTGCGCGACACGCATGCGTTCTGGCGCGCCTGGGTCGCGCGCAACACGGCCGACGGGCCGCACCGCGACGCGATCGAGCGCGCGCTGATCACGGTGAAGCTGTTGTCGAGCGTGCGTACCGGCGGGATCGTCGCGGCGCCGACGAGCTCGTTGCCGGAGCGCTTCGGCGGCGCCCGCAACTGGGACTACCGGTTCTGCTGGCTGCGCGACGCGAGCTTCACGCTGCGTGCGCTGGTGCGCTGCGGCTATCGCGACGAGGCCGCGCGCTGGCGCGACTGGCTGGTGCGCGCGATCGCCGATCATCCGTCGCAGCTGCAGGTGCTGTACGCGGCCGACGGCGGCCGCCGCGCGGACGAATGGACGGCCGATCACCTGGCCGGCTACGAAGGCGCGCGGCCGGTCCGGTTCGGCAACGCGGCGGCCGAGCAGCAGCAGCTCGACGTGTATGGCGAAGTGCTCGGCGCGCTGTACCAGGCGCGCCGTCACGGCCTTGCGCCCGACGACAATGCGTGGACGCTCGAGCGGCGCCTGCTCGAACACCTCGCGACGATCTGGCGCGAGCCGGACGAGGGTATCTGGGAAGTGCGCAGCGGCCGGCAGTCGTTTACGTCGTCGAAGGTGATGGTGTGGGCCGCCGTCGAGAGCGCGTACCGTTCCGCGCGCGCGTTCGGCCATCGCGCGCCGCTCGACGTGTGGCGGCGCTGGGCCGACGCGATTCGCGCGGACGTGCTCGCGCACGGCTACGACGCGCGGCTCGGCCGCTTCGTCGACCGCTTCGGCGGCGACGGGCTCGACGCGAGCCTGCTGCTGATCCCGCTGACCGGGCTGCTCGATGCGCGCGATCCGCGCGTCGCGGCAACCGTCGCCGCGATCGAGCGCGAACTGGTCGAAGGCGACCTGCTGTTCCGCTATCGGCCGCCGCGCTTTGCCGACGGCTGCGAGGGCGAGGAGGGCGCGTTCGTCGCGGCCGGCTTCTGGCTCGTGCAGGTCTACCGGATGCAGCATCGCGAGCGCGACGCGCACGCGCTGTTCGACCGGCTGCTCGGGCTGCGCAACGATGTCGGGCTGCTGGCCGAGGAGTACGACGTGCATGCGCGGCGCATGTGCGGCAATTTCCCGTTCACGCTCGGGCAGGTCGGACTCATCAATGCGGCGCTCGCGCTGCACGGAAACGGGCGCGACGACGTCGACATCGACTGA
- a CDS encoding thiamine pyrophosphate-requiring protein, translating into MATVADFIVERLYDWGVRRLYGYPGDGINGFFGALARAEGRIEFIQARHEEMAAFMASAHAKFTGELGVCVATSGPGASHLVTGLYDARLDHMPVLAIVGQQARAALGGHYQQEVDLAALYKDVAGAFVQMATVPGQVRHLVDRAVRTALGARTVTALVLPNDLQELDYAPPKRAHGTLHSGIGYTAPKVVPYADDLRRAADVLNAGSKVALLVGAGALGATDEVIAVADRLGAGAAKALLGKAALPDDLPWVTGPIGLLGTKPSYELMTECDTLLVVGSGFPYSEFLPKEGQARGVQIDLKADMLSLRYPMEVNLVGDSAETLRALLPLLNERPDPAWRERIARWNTAWRDTLAERAAAKASPGRGVNPQRVFTELSPRLPDDVILTSDSGSCANWFARDLMMRRGMMASLSGGLASMGAAVPYAIAAKFAHPVRPVIAMVGDGAMQMNNMAELITVAKYWRQWTNPRWICMVLNNEDLNQVTWEQRVMEGDPKFDASQQIPNVPYHRFATLLGLQGIYVDDASQLGTAWDQALAADRPVVLEVKTDPEVPPLPPHVTLQQARHFAQMLMKGDAREHNVIVETARQVLSAVLPGNGEHRGKSDS; encoded by the coding sequence ATGGCGACAGTGGCGGATTTCATCGTCGAACGGCTGTACGACTGGGGCGTGCGCCGCCTGTACGGCTACCCGGGCGACGGCATCAACGGCTTCTTCGGCGCGCTGGCGCGCGCCGAGGGCAGGATCGAATTCATCCAGGCGCGCCACGAGGAGATGGCGGCCTTCATGGCATCCGCGCATGCAAAATTTACAGGCGAGCTCGGCGTGTGCGTCGCGACCTCCGGCCCCGGCGCCTCGCATCTGGTGACGGGCCTGTACGACGCGCGGCTCGACCACATGCCGGTGCTCGCGATCGTCGGCCAGCAGGCGCGTGCGGCGCTCGGCGGCCACTACCAGCAGGAAGTCGATCTCGCCGCGCTGTACAAGGACGTCGCGGGCGCGTTCGTGCAGATGGCGACGGTGCCGGGCCAGGTGCGGCACCTCGTCGATCGCGCGGTGCGCACCGCGCTCGGCGCGCGCACGGTGACGGCGCTGGTGCTGCCGAACGACCTGCAGGAACTCGACTACGCGCCGCCGAAACGCGCGCACGGCACCCTGCATTCGGGCATCGGCTACACGGCGCCGAAGGTGGTGCCCTATGCCGACGACCTGCGGCGCGCGGCCGACGTGCTCAATGCGGGCTCGAAAGTCGCGCTGCTGGTCGGCGCGGGCGCGCTCGGCGCCACCGACGAGGTGATCGCGGTGGCCGACCGGCTCGGCGCGGGCGCCGCGAAGGCGCTGCTCGGCAAGGCCGCGCTGCCCGACGACCTGCCGTGGGTCACGGGCCCGATCGGCCTGCTCGGCACGAAGCCGAGCTACGAGCTGATGACCGAATGCGACACGCTGCTGGTCGTCGGCTCGGGGTTCCCGTATTCGGAATTCCTGCCGAAGGAGGGCCAGGCGCGCGGCGTGCAGATCGACCTGAAGGCCGACATGCTGAGCCTGCGCTATCCGATGGAAGTCAATCTGGTCGGCGACAGCGCGGAGACCTTGCGCGCGCTGCTGCCGCTGCTGAACGAACGCCCCGACCCCGCATGGCGCGAGCGGATCGCGCGCTGGAACACGGCGTGGCGCGACACGCTCGCCGAACGCGCGGCCGCGAAGGCGAGCCCGGGGCGCGGCGTGAATCCGCAGCGCGTGTTTACCGAGCTGTCGCCGCGCCTGCCCGACGACGTGATCCTGACCAGCGACTCCGGCTCGTGCGCGAACTGGTTCGCGCGCGACCTGATGATGCGGCGCGGGATGATGGCGTCGCTGTCGGGCGGGCTCGCGTCGATGGGCGCCGCGGTGCCGTATGCGATCGCGGCGAAGTTCGCGCATCCGGTGCGGCCGGTGATCGCGATGGTCGGCGACGGCGCGATGCAGATGAACAACATGGCCGAGCTGATCACGGTCGCCAAGTACTGGCGGCAGTGGACCAATCCGCGCTGGATCTGCATGGTGCTGAACAACGAGGACCTGAACCAGGTCACGTGGGAGCAGCGCGTGATGGAAGGCGACCCGAAGTTCGACGCGTCGCAGCAGATCCCGAACGTGCCGTACCACCGCTTCGCGACGCTGCTCGGCCTGCAGGGCATCTACGTCGACGATGCGTCGCAGCTCGGCACCGCGTGGGACCAGGCGCTCGCCGCCGACCGGCCGGTCGTGCTGGAGGTGAAGACCGATCCCGAGGTGCCGCCGCTGCCGCCGCACGTGACGCTGCAGCAGGCCAGGCATTTCGCGCAGATGCTGATGAAGGGCGATGCGCGCGAGCACAACGTGATCGTCGAGACCGCGCGACAGGTGCTGTCGGCCGTATTGCCGGGCAACGGCGAGCATCGCGGCAAGTCCGATTCGTGA
- a CDS encoding SDR family oxidoreductase — MKTVAITGASAGVGRATAHAFARRGADVALLARDPGALDDTASEVRAYGVRALPIAVDVADAAALDAAASRIETELGPLDVWVNNAMATVFAPFDEISPEDFARVTEVTYLGCVYGTRAALARMSARNRGTIVQVGSALAYRSIPLQAPYCGAKHAIRGFTDALRCELLHAHSRVHVTMVQLPAIDTPQFDWAESMLPREPRPVAPVYAPEVAADAIVRAARHPTRERWVGWSSLAAIVANGIAPGCFDRYLAQTAVRAQQRAEPAGPRASNLWESVPGRHATRGAFGDEAHRTGATASLGATRALALGAIVAVCAAGVAVARRLGR, encoded by the coding sequence ATGAAGACCGTCGCGATCACCGGCGCGAGCGCCGGCGTCGGCCGTGCGACCGCCCACGCGTTCGCGCGGCGCGGTGCGGACGTCGCGCTGCTCGCGCGCGATCCGGGCGCGCTGGACGACACCGCGAGCGAAGTGCGCGCGTACGGCGTGCGCGCGCTGCCGATCGCCGTCGATGTCGCCGATGCGGCCGCACTCGACGCGGCGGCCTCGCGGATCGAAACCGAACTCGGCCCGCTCGACGTGTGGGTCAACAATGCGATGGCGACCGTGTTCGCGCCGTTCGACGAGATCTCGCCGGAAGACTTCGCGCGGGTGACCGAAGTGACCTATCTCGGCTGCGTCTACGGCACGCGCGCGGCGCTCGCGCGGATGTCCGCGCGCAATCGCGGCACGATCGTGCAGGTCGGCTCGGCGCTCGCGTATCGATCGATTCCGTTGCAGGCGCCTTACTGCGGCGCGAAGCATGCGATCCGCGGCTTCACCGACGCGCTGCGCTGCGAGCTGCTGCATGCGCACAGCCGCGTGCACGTGACGATGGTGCAGCTGCCTGCGATCGACACGCCGCAGTTCGACTGGGCCGAATCGATGCTGCCGCGCGAGCCGCGGCCGGTCGCACCGGTCTACGCGCCGGAAGTCGCGGCCGACGCGATCGTGCGGGCCGCACGTCATCCGACCCGCGAGCGCTGGGTCGGCTGGTCGTCGCTGGCCGCGATCGTCGCGAACGGAATCGCGCCGGGCTGCTTCGATCGCTATCTCGCGCAGACGGCCGTGCGCGCCCAGCAGCGCGCCGAGCCGGCCGGCCCGCGCGCGTCGAACCTGTGGGAAAGCGTACCGGGCCGGCATGCGACGCGCGGTGCGTTCGGCGACGAAGCGCACCGCACCGGCGCGACGGCGAGCCTCGGCGCCACGCGCGCGCTGGCGCTCGGCGCGATCGTCGCGGTATGTGCGGCCGGCGTCGCCGTCGCGCGGCGGCTGGGCCGGTGA
- the coxB gene encoding cytochrome c oxidase subunit II, whose amino-acid sequence MRVPLILSVRRVAPACVLVPAAAQAAGAPLPLAYVAHAAGPAAQPVFVLGWALLALCTGVCVVIAALLAFALFHRRARPLGHGDGLRFVAVGSAISTVLLFGALVYMLRVLGAVAYPPRPPALTVAVTAQDWWWAVRYPGDDGFVTANEIHIPTGEPVAVELKSADVIHAFWVPQLAGKTQTIPGQTNRQWLQADRPGVYRGQCSQYCGAQHAHMAFEVVAEPPAAFRAWLDAQRQPAPPPGTAAERHGQHVFGARCAACHTVRGTDAAGAAGPDLTHLASRRLLAAGTLDNTPDNLRRWIAHAQQLKPQTLMPSIALAPRDADDLAAYLATLH is encoded by the coding sequence TTGCGGGTCCCGCTTATCCTCAGCGTGCGCCGTGTCGCGCCGGCGTGCGTGCTCGTGCCGGCCGCCGCGCAGGCGGCGGGCGCGCCGCTGCCGCTCGCGTACGTCGCGCATGCGGCCGGGCCCGCCGCGCAGCCGGTGTTCGTGCTCGGCTGGGCGCTGCTCGCGCTCTGCACGGGCGTGTGCGTCGTGATCGCGGCCCTGCTCGCGTTCGCGCTATTCCACCGGCGCGCGCGGCCGCTCGGTCATGGCGACGGCCTGCGCTTCGTCGCGGTGGGCAGCGCGATATCGACCGTGCTGCTGTTCGGCGCGCTCGTCTACATGCTGCGCGTGCTCGGCGCGGTCGCGTACCCGCCGCGCCCGCCCGCGCTGACGGTCGCCGTGACCGCGCAAGACTGGTGGTGGGCGGTCCGCTATCCGGGCGACGACGGCTTCGTCACCGCGAACGAAATCCATATCCCGACCGGCGAGCCCGTCGCGGTCGAACTGAAGAGCGCCGACGTGATTCACGCGTTCTGGGTGCCGCAACTCGCCGGCAAGACGCAGACGATTCCCGGCCAGACCAACCGCCAGTGGCTGCAGGCCGACCGGCCGGGCGTCTATCGCGGCCAATGCTCGCAGTACTGCGGCGCGCAGCATGCGCACATGGCGTTCGAAGTCGTCGCCGAGCCGCCCGCCGCCTTTCGTGCATGGCTCGACGCGCAGCGCCAGCCCGCGCCGCCGCCCGGCACGGCGGCCGAGCGGCACGGCCAGCATGTGTTCGGCGCGCGCTGCGCGGCGTGCCATACGGTGCGCGGCACCGATGCGGCCGGCGCTGCGGGCCCCGACCTCACGCATCTCGCGTCGCGCCGGCTGCTCGCGGCCGGCACGCTCGACAACACGCCGGACAACCTGCGCCGCTGGATCGCGCACGCGCAGCAGCTCAAGCCGCAGACGCTGATGCCGTCGATCGCGCTCGCGCCGCGCGATGCCGACGATCTCGCCGCGTATCTCGCGACGCTGCACTGA
- a CDS encoding cytochrome c, which produces MALIWFASCRVPRRRIALAAALMLGVALAGCDRPADRSDSDAMPDAASSASAPAADESASGWHFTRIREALSASSAAASASMSARAARDPRLSQPHDRASSAASDAAASAVSPPSAVSPALPDAASQARRPVVAAAAADADAATIERGRYLARAGDCSACHDAADHTPYAGGQPVNSPFGPIYAPNITPDPTHGIGHYTLQQFDAALRRGVRADGSRLYPAMPYPSFARLSDDDVRALYAYFMRGVAPSPNAARLTQLPFPFDQRWALALWSLVFANRDRFAPSLSQSAQWNRGAYLVQGLGHCGACHTPRGPAYNERGYDERAPAFLTGGINDHWFAPNLTGADTDGLGRWSADDIAAFLRDGHAPRSAVFGAMAPVVGESTALLTDADRLAIAAYLKSLPARPTAATNPLGVGVARLTAAGPRPEGGQQAPGAGVYAGFCARCHGADGAGTPDRGPPLAGNPVVLAADPTSAIRIVVEGARPAPGSTGPVRRMPAMRGTLTSDEIAAVVSYVRGAWSNRAAPVSTQDVRRLRAAIHR; this is translated from the coding sequence ATGGCGCTGATCTGGTTCGCATCGTGTCGTGTTCCTCGGCGTCGCATCGCGCTGGCGGCGGCGCTGATGCTGGGCGTCGCGCTCGCGGGCTGCGACCGCCCCGCCGACCGCAGCGACAGCGACGCGATGCCGGACGCGGCATCGTCCGCATCCGCGCCGGCCGCGGACGAATCCGCGTCCGGATGGCATTTCACGCGAATACGCGAGGCGCTGTCCGCTTCATCGGCGGCGGCGAGCGCGTCGATGTCGGCCCGCGCGGCGCGCGACCCGCGGCTTTCGCAACCGCACGATCGCGCGTCGTCCGCCGCGTCGGACGCTGCCGCTTCGGCCGTTTCGCCGCCTTCGGCCGTATCGCCCGCACTGCCCGACGCCGCGTCGCAGGCCCGCCGCCCGGTCGTCGCCGCGGCCGCCGCGGACGCCGACGCCGCCACGATCGAGCGCGGTCGCTACCTGGCGCGCGCCGGCGACTGCTCGGCCTGCCACGACGCCGCCGACCACACGCCGTATGCGGGCGGCCAGCCGGTGAACTCGCCGTTCGGGCCGATCTATGCGCCGAACATCACGCCGGATCCGACCCACGGCATCGGCCACTACACGCTGCAACAGTTCGACGCCGCGCTGCGCCGCGGCGTGCGCGCGGACGGCAGCCGGTTGTATCCGGCGATGCCGTACCCGTCGTTCGCACGACTGAGCGACGACGACGTGCGTGCGCTCTATGCGTATTTCATGCGCGGCGTCGCGCCGTCGCCCAACGCGGCGCGCCTGACGCAACTGCCGTTTCCGTTCGACCAGCGCTGGGCGCTCGCCCTGTGGAGTCTCGTCTTCGCGAATCGCGACCGCTTCGCGCCGTCGCTGTCGCAGTCCGCGCAATGGAATCGCGGCGCGTACCTCGTGCAGGGGCTCGGTCATTGCGGCGCATGTCATACGCCGCGCGGGCCGGCCTACAACGAGCGCGGCTACGACGAACGCGCGCCGGCGTTCCTGACCGGCGGCATCAACGACCACTGGTTCGCGCCGAACCTGACCGGCGCGGACACCGACGGCCTCGGCCGCTGGTCGGCCGACGACATCGCCGCGTTCCTGCGCGACGGCCATGCGCCGCGCAGCGCGGTGTTCGGCGCGATGGCGCCGGTGGTCGGCGAAAGCACCGCGCTGCTCACCGATGCCGACCGCCTTGCGATCGCCGCCTACCTGAAATCGCTGCCGGCCCGGCCGACCGCCGCGACGAACCCGCTCGGCGTCGGCGTCGCACGGCTGACGGCCGCCGGCCCGCGTCCGGAGGGCGGCCAGCAGGCGCCGGGCGCCGGCGTCTACGCGGGATTCTGCGCACGCTGCCACGGCGCGGACGGCGCCGGCACGCCCGATCGCGGGCCGCCGCTCGCGGGCAATCCGGTCGTGCTCGCCGCCGATCCGACCAGTGCAATCCGCATCGTCGTCGAAGGCGCGCGGCCCGCGCCGGGCAGCACCGGCCCGGTGCGACGCATGCCCGCGATGCGCGGCACGCTGACGAGCGACGAGATCGCGGCGGTCGTCAGCTATGTGCGCGGCGCGTGGAGCAATCGTGCGGCGCCCGTATCGACGCAGGATGTCAGGCGATTGCGCGCGGCCATCCATCGGTAA